A window from Neodiprion fabricii isolate iyNeoFabr1 chromosome 2, iyNeoFabr1.1, whole genome shotgun sequence encodes these proteins:
- the LOC124176243 gene encoding uncharacterized protein LOC124176243 isoform X2 translates to MTDHGNTFVNCHGYHLNNMENTNFDAPKSAAEKTGDTEMNEVKVSVPTASVATSTPTTSSPAPAPEGIPCGKGGCKTSRSRGEPRPESPWHHLKTIFLVSVIIALVIWVIVYTLLTQYQIL, encoded by the exons ATGACCGATCATGGCAACACTTTCGTTAACTGTCACGGATATCATCTCAACAAC ATGGAGAACACGAACTTCGACGCTCCGAAATCGGCCGCCGAAAAGACCGGGGACACGGAAATGAACGAAGTGAAGGTCTCCGTGCCAACGgcgagcgtcgcgacgtcgaCGCCGACGACGTCGTCGCCGGCTCCGGCGCCCGAGGGAATTCCATGCGGGAAAGGAGGGTGCAAGACGTCCAGGAGCCGAGGCGAGCCTCGGCCCGAAAGCCCCTGGCATCATCTCAAGACGATATTCCTCGTGTCGGTTATTATCGCCTTGGTTATCTGGGTTATCGTCTACACGTTACTGACTCAGTACCAGAtcttatga
- the LOC124176244 gene encoding acylphosphatase-1-like: MTAKQLVGLDFEVFGRVQGVFFRKYTQEKGRQLGLKGWCRNTDRGTVVGYVEGDKGKVEDMKRWLQYTGSPQSQIEKAEFRSEKEITETQFSDFKIKK, translated from the exons ATGACTGCGAAGCAGCTCGTCGGTCTAGACTTTGAAGTATTCGGGAGAGTTCAGG gtGTCTTCTTCCGAAAG TACACTCAAGAAAAGGGTAGGCAATTGGGTCTCAAGGGATGGTGCAGAAATACGGACCGAGGGACCGTCGTCGGTTACGTGGAAGGAGATAAGGGAAAAGTAGAAGACAT GAAACGGTGGCTGCAGTACACAGGGAGTCCACAGTCACAGATCGAAAAAGCTGAATTCCGCAGCGAGAAAGAAATCACGGAAACTCAATTCAGCGACTTCAAAATTAAGAAATGA
- the LOC124176243 gene encoding uncharacterized protein LOC124176243 isoform X1: MPTGVKCFKKFFKYTWHPQQMENTNFDAPKSAAEKTGDTEMNEVKVSVPTASVATSTPTTSSPAPAPEGIPCGKGGCKTSRSRGEPRPESPWHHLKTIFLVSVIIALVIWVIVYTLLTQYQIL, from the exons ATGCCGACTGGCGTCAAATGCTTCAAGAAGTTTTTCAAGTACACCTGGCATCCACAACAG ATGGAGAACACGAACTTCGACGCTCCGAAATCGGCCGCCGAAAAGACCGGGGACACGGAAATGAACGAAGTGAAGGTCTCCGTGCCAACGgcgagcgtcgcgacgtcgaCGCCGACGACGTCGTCGCCGGCTCCGGCGCCCGAGGGAATTCCATGCGGGAAAGGAGGGTGCAAGACGTCCAGGAGCCGAGGCGAGCCTCGGCCCGAAAGCCCCTGGCATCATCTCAAGACGATATTCCTCGTGTCGGTTATTATCGCCTTGGTTATCTGGGTTATCGTCTACACGTTACTGACTCAGTACCAGAtcttatga